CCGCGATCGTCGTTCCCAGCCGCCGCGTGACCGCGATGGCGGCCCGCGGCCCTCGTGGGATCGCGACAGCAGCCCGCGCCCGCCGCGGGATCGCGATGGCAGTCCGCGTCCGCCGCGGGATCGCGATGGCAGTCCGCGTCCGCCTCGCGATCGCGACGGCAGCCCTCGTCCCCACCGTGACCGCGATGGAGCCTCCCGGCCGCCGCGCGACTTCGACCGTTCCTCGCGGCCGCGGCGGGACTTCGACAACACGTCGCGACCGCCACGCCCGTCCGGTGAGGAATCGTCGCAGCGCTACGACGATCCGCCGCTGCCCGAAGGCATCGAGCCCAACCAGCTGGCTCCGGAAGTGCGCCGGGAACTGAGCACGCTCAACCGCGTCACCGCCGACGCGGTGGCCTGCCACCTGGTCGCCGCCGGCATGTTGCTCGACGACAATCCGGAAGCCGCGCTGCTCCACGCCAAGGCGGCCCGGTCCCGGTCAACGCGAATCACCGCGGTCCGCGAGGCCGTCGGGATCGCCGCCTATCAGTGCGGAGACTGGTCGCAGGCGTTGGGCGAGCTGCGGGCGGCACGGCGGATGGGCAGTAAGTCCGCTCTGCTTCCACTGATTGCCGACTGCGAACGCGGCCTGGGCCGGGCCCAGCGGGCGATCGAGTTGGCCACCGGCCCGGATGCCGAACTGCTCGAGGGTGACGAGGCCGACGAGATGCGGATCGTCGCCGCCGGTGCTCGCGCCGACCTGGGGCAGTTGGAGCAGGCACTGACGGTGCTCTCCTCGGCGCCGACGGACCCCGACCGGACCGGATCGACCGTGGCCCGGCTGCACTACGCGCACGGCGAGACGCTGGTAGCACTCGGGCGCGAAGGTGAGGCGCTGGAGTGGTTCCTGCGCGCCGCGGCCGCCGACACCGAAGGCGTCACCGACGTCGAAGACCGCATCGCCGAACTCGGCGGCGGCGCGACGCTGGCCGAGGAATACGACTGCCTGCTGCTGGATCTGGACGGCACGGTGTTCCGCGGTGGCGAACCCACCGACGGCGCTGTCGAGACCCTGGCCGAACTGCAGAGCCGAAAGCTGTTCATCACCAACAATTCGTCCCGCGGAGCGGACGAGGTTGCGGCACATCTGAACCAGCTGGGCTTTACCGCCACAGCCGAGGATGTCGCCACCAGCGGCCAGATCGCCGCGGGCCTGCTGGCCGGGCAACTGCCCGCCGGAGCGCGGGTGCTGGTGCTGGGCGCTGAGTCGCTGGCGGCCGAGATCGGCGCCGTCGGCTTGGAACCGGTACGGCTGGCCACCGATGAACCGGCCGCCGTCATCCAGGGCTTGTCCACCGAGCTCGGCTGGGCCGACCTGGCCGAGGCGGCACTGGCGATCCGCGCCGGGGCGCTGTGGATGACCACCAACGTCGACAAGACGCTGCCGTCGGAGCGGGGTCTGTTGCCCGGCAACGGTTCGATGGTGGCGGCGCTGCGTGCCGCGACCGACGCCGAGCCGCAGGTCGCCGGCAAGCCGGGCCCGGCGCTGCTGACCGCTGCGCTCACCCGCGGCGAGTTCTACGCCCCCCTGGTGGTCGGCGACCGGCTCGACACCGACATCGCCGCGGCCAACGCCGCCGCGCTGCCCAGCCTGATGGTGCTCACCGGAGTGAACTCCGCCCGCGACGCCGTCGGCGCGGTCGCCGAGCATCGGCCGACCTACCTCGGCCATGACCTACGGGCGCTGAACGTCGGCGCCGGCCGGCTGGCGATTGTCTCGCAGCCGCACTGGAACGTACAGGTAGACGGCACCACGGTGACCGTCGCCGCCGGGCAACCCGAGGAAGACGGTGACGGCCTGTCGATCGTCCGCGCGCTCGCTTCGGCGGTGTGGGACGCCGAGTTGGCCGGGCGCCCGTTCACCGTCGCGGCCGCCGATGACACCGCGGACGCGGCGCTGCAGCAGTGGTCCCTGCTCGGCACGTGGCCTTAAGCGGCCCCAACCGGCATGCACTAGCGTGAGTGGCACCCATGAACAGTGAGATTGAGGACGTCCGAGCACGCATTGCGGCAGTGCTGGCCGAGTTGCCCGGCGAAGCCGAGCTGGCCGACCTGCCGGCGCACAGCGATCTCAACGCCTTGGCGCAGCGGCTCGAAGAGGCCCACCAGGTGTTGGTGCGGGCGCTGGAGTCGGTAGAGAAGGGCTGAGTCAGGCATGTCGCGGCGTGCTCGGGTCGACGCGGAACTGGTCCGGCGCGGATTGGCGCGGTCTCGTCAGCAGGCCGCCGAATTGATCGATGCCGGCAAAGTCACCATCGACGGCATCCCGGCGGTCAAGGCCGCCACCGCCGTGGCGGTGACCGCGGCGCTGGCCGTGGTGGACGACGGTGAACGCAGCTGGGTGTCGCGCGGGGCGCACAAGCTGATCGGCGCCCTGGACACGTTCGGGATCGCGGTTGCCGACCGGCAGTGCCTGGACGCCGGCGCCTCGACCGGCGGATTCACCGAAGTGCTGCTGGACCGGGGTGCGGCCCGGGTGGTGGCCGTCGACGTCGGCTACGGGCAGTTGGCGTGGTCGCTGCGCACCGACCCGCGGGTGGTGGTCATCGAACGCACCAACGTCCGCGGTCTGACGGTCGACACCATTGGCGGGCCCGCGGAGCTGATCGTCGCGGACCTGTCGTTCATCTCGCTGGCCACGGTGTTGCCTGCGCTGGCTGGCTGTGCGTCACCGGACGCCGATATCGTGCCAATGGTGAAGCCGCAGTTCGAAGTCGGACGACAACAGGTGGGGTCTGGCGGTGTGGTGTCCGACCCGGTCCTGCGGGCCGACGCGGTCACATCGGTGGCGCACCGCGCCCAAGAACTGGGGTGGGGCACCGTCGCCGTCACCGCCAGTCCGTTGCCGGGACCGTCCGGCAACGTCGAATACTTTCTGCATCTGCGCGCCAGTGCTGCGCCGCTGACCGGTGACGCGTTGCGCGCCGCCGTGGAAGATGCCGTCGCGAAGGGTCCGCAATGACCAGTGGAGATCATCAACGCACCGTGCTGCTGGTGGTACACAGCGGTCGCGAAGAGGCCACCGACACCGCCCGCCGCGTGGAGAAGGTGCTCGACGAACACGGCATCGCGCTGCGCGTGCTGACCGCCGAAGCCGTCGACAAGGGTGCGCTGCACGCCGGCGCTGACGACGGTCGCGAAATCGGTGTCGCGATCGACCTGGTGGACCCGGACAACGGGGCGGCCGAGGGCTGCGAACTGGTGCTGGTTCTCGGCGGTGACGGGACATTCCTGCGCGCCGCGGAACTGGCGCGCAGCGCCGACATCCCGGTACTGGGCGTCAATCTGGGCCGGATCGGGTTTCTGGCCGAGGCCGAAGCCGACACCATCGACCAGGTCCTGGACAAGATCATCGCCCGCGACTACCGGGTGGAAGACCGGATGACTCTCGACGTCGTGGTCCGCGCCGACGGCGAGATCATCGACAGCGGTTGGGCGCTCAACGAGGCCAGCATGGAGAAGGGCCCCCGGCTGGGTGTGCTGGGTGTCGTCGTCGAGGTGGACGGCCGGCCGGTGTCGACGTTCGGCTGCGACGGAGTGCTGGTGTCGACCCCGACCGGATCCACCGCCTACGCGTTCTCCGCCGGGGGACCGGTGCTCTGGCCTGATCTGGACGCCATCCTGGTGGTGCCCAACAACGCTCACGCGCTATTCGCCCGGCCCATGGTGACCAGCCCCGAATCGATCATCGCGATCGAGGTCGAAAGCGACGGCCACAACGCGCTGGTGTTCTGCGACGGTCGCCGCAAGATGCTGGTGCCCGCCGGCGGGCGCCTGGAGGTGCAACGCGGCGTCAGCCCGGTGAAGTGGGCGCGGCTGGGCCGCTCGCCGTTCACCGATCGGTTGGTGCGCAAATTCCGGCTGCCGGTCACCGGCTGGCGCGGACAATGACGACGGTGCCGGCCCTTGCTTACTGAAATCCGTATCGAGTCCCTGGGCGCCATCAGCGCAGCCACCGCTGAATTCGACCGCGGACTGACCGTCCTGACCGGCGAGACCGGCACCGGCAAGACGATGGTCGTCACCGGGCTGCATCTGCTCGGTGGTGCTCGAGCCGACGCCAACCGGGTGCGTTCCGGCGCCGCCCGTGCCGTGGTGGAGGGCAGGTTCTGCACCACCGACCTGGCCCAGGCCGCAGCCGGGCAGATCGACGAACTGCTCGAGGCGGCCGGGGCGGAGCGCGACGAGGACGGCACGGTGATCGCGGCCCGCTCGGTCAGCCGCGACGGGCCCTCGCGGGCCTACCTGGGCGGTCGCGGGGTGCCGGCCAAATCGCTGACCGGTTTCACCGGCAGCCTGTTGACGTTGCACGGCCAGAACGATCAGCTGCGGTTGATGCGCCCCGACGAACAACGCGCGGCGCTGGATCGCTACGCCGGGGTGGGCGCCCGGCTGGAGCGCTACCGCGCCGCGCGCGAGGCCTGGCAATCGGCACGCCGCGAGCTGGTCGAACGCCGCGACCGCGCCCGGGAACTGGCTCAGGAAGCTGACCGCCTCACCTTCGCACTGCGGGAGATCGATGCCGTCGATCCCCGGGCCGGCGAAGACGACGCGCTGACCGCCGACATCCGGCGACTCTCTGAGCTCGACGCGCTGCGCGCCGCGGCCGACGGCGCGCGGGCGGCCCTGGCCGGCGCCGACGACGCAGTGGAGGCGGCGGACGGGCCGAGCTCGGCCACCGATCGGCTGGGGCAGGCGAAGGCGGCGTTGAGCGGCACCGACGACACCGTGCTGCAGGCGCTGGGCGATCAGCTCGGCGAGGCGCTCACCGTGGTGGGCGACGTGGCACGCGAACTCGGCAGCTATCTCGACGATCTGCCCACCGGCGCCGACGCTCTCGATGCCAAGCTGGCCCGCCAGGCCGAGCTGCGCAGCCTGACCCGCAAGTACGCCGCCGACATCGACGGGGTGCTGGAGTGGGCGGCGCAATCGCGGGACCGCCTGACTCAGCTCGACGTCTCCGAAGAAGCACTCGCCGAGTTGGCCCGCCGTGTCGACGCGCTGGGCGAGCAGGTGGCCAAGGCCGCCACCGACCTCAGCGCCGCGCGCACCAAGGCCGCCGGTGGACTGGCCAAGGCCGTCAGCGCCGAGCTGTCCGGGCTGGCCATGGCCGATGCCGAGTTCAGCATCGGGGTCAGCACCAGCGCGGCCGCCGCCGAGGACCCGGCCGCGTTGCGGTTGCCGTCGGGACAGATCGTGCACGCCGGCGCCGACGGTATCGACGACGTCGAGTTCGGGCTGGCCCCGCACCGCGGCATGACGGTGCTGCCGGTGGCCAAGAGCGCCTCCGGTGGGGAACTGTCCCGGGTGATGCTGGCGCTGGAGGTGGTGCTGGCCACGTCGTCTTCGTCCGGGGCGGCACGGAACTCGGCCGGCACCACGATGGTGTTCGACGAAGTCGACGCCGGAGTCGGCGGTCGGGCCGCGGTGCAGATCGGGCGGCGGTTGGCCCGGTTGGCCCGCACCCACCAGGTCATCGTGGTGACGCACCTGCCGCAGGTCGCGGCCTACGCCGACGTGCACCTGATGGTCGAGCCCACCGGGCGACAAGGAGCCAGCGGGGTGCGGCGACTGGAGGACGACGACCGGGTCGGCGAGCTGGCCCGGATGCTTGCCGGGTTGGGGGAGACCGACACGGCCCGGGCACACGCGCGAGAACTGCTCGATGCCGCGCAAGAGGATCGCGGCGCGGGCTCCGAGAGCTAAGTCGACCAGGCGTCAGTTCTTTTTCAGTTGGTACTTGTAATAGGCGCCGTCGTCGAAGGTGAATGTGCCGGCGAGCGAATTGTTGTCAACGGTCGTGGTAAATCCGTGCGATTGACCCGACGCTTGAGCTGCCGTCCAGGAATTGCCGGCCAGATGAAAGTCATACGGCGTATCGCCGCCGGCCACCTCCACATGCCGGCAGTCGGGGCCGCAACTGCCGACGTTCCACGTCTGAGTCTGGCCGACCTTGAACTGGTCGGACTCGGTCATCGTCATGGTGTACGTGCCGTCGTTCAGGTCGGCCTTCGCCGGGCCGGCCAACCCCACTGACGTGCCCACCACCAGCGTGGCCAGGGCGGCGATCCGTCGTCCCATCATGTCGAGCTCCCTCCGCAGTGACGGGGCGGCGCCCCGCTTGAGTCGACGCTATGCCGGCGCAGGCACCCGGAAATACAGGGAAATCCCTTGCACATTTCGGGCCCGCGGTGCCCGCCCAAAACGTGTGACTGATGTGACGTGATGAAACTTCTGGGGCTGGTGTTACGGCGCGCCTCCCTCGATTCTCCCGACTTCCCGGCCAGAATCGCGCCCATGAAGATGTCTGCGCTGCTGTCTCGTAACACCGCCCGGCCTGGCCTTGTCGGTACGGCTCGGGTTGACCACGACATCGACCGACTGCTGCGCAGGGTGGGCCCCGGCGACATCGTGGTCCTCGACATTCTCGACCTGGACCGGATCACCGCCGATGCCCTGGTGGAAGCCCAGATCGCCGGCGTCGTCAACGCCTCGGCGTCGATCTCGGGGCGCTACCCCAACCTGGGGCCGGAGGTGCTCGTCGCCAACGGCGTCACGCTGATCGACGAAGCCGGACCCACGGTGTTCAAGAAGATCCGGGACGGCGCCAAGATCCGCCTCCACAACGGTGCCGTCTACTCCGGCGACCGCCGGCTGGCGCGCGGCGTCGAACGCAGCGACGTCGAGATCGCCGACATGATGATCGAGGCCAAGAGCGGGCTGGTGGCCCACCTGGAGTCCTTCGCCGGCAACACCATCGAGTTCATTCGCAGCGAGAGCCCGCTGCTGATCGACGGGATCGGGATCCCCGAGATCGACGTCGACCTGCGCCGTCGCCACGTGGTGCTGGTCGGTGACGAAGCCACCGCCACCGACGACCTCAAGTGCCTCAAGCCGTTCATCAAGGAGTACCAGCCGGTGCTGATCGGCATCGGTGCCGGAGCCGACGTGCTGCGCAAGGCCGGCTACCGCCCGCAGCTGATCGTCGGCGACCCCGACCAGATGAGCGCCGAGGTGCTGCGGTGCGGATCGCAGGTCGTGCTGCCCGCCGACGCCGACGGCCACGCACCCGGTTTGGAGCGCATCCAGGACCTGGGCGTCGGTGCCATGACCTTCCCGGCCGCCGGTTCCGCGATGGACCTGGCGCTGCTGCTGGCCGACCACCACGGTGCGGCGCTGCTGGTGACGGCTGGGCACACCGCCAACATCGAGACGTTCTTCGACCGGACCCGTCAGCTGACCAACCCATCGATGTTCATGACCCGGCTCAAGGTCGGCGAGAAGCTGGTGGACGCCCGCGCGGTCGCCACGCTCTACCGCAACCGGATCTCGGCCGGCGCGATCGCGCTGCTGGTGTTGACCATGCTGGTGGCGATCATCGTCGCGCTGTGGGTGTCGCGGACCGACGCCGTGGTGCTCGAGTGGCTCGGCAACTACTGGCAGCACCTGTCGCAGTGGCTGCGGCACTGGGTGACCTAAACGGGATCGACGCAAAAGGATCGGGGTCAGCACCGCCATGATCACCCCTCGCTACCACGCGATGTCGCTGACGGCAGTGCTGCTGGCACTGGTATTCGGCGTCGTCCTGGGTTCTGGACTGTTGTCGGGCCCGCTGATGGCCGGCATGCAGTCCGACAAGCAGGATCTGCGGGAGCAGATCGACACGCTGCACGAACAGCACACCGCGCTGAGCGACCGGCTGCGCAACGCCAACGACTTTGACGCCCAGATGGCGCCCCGGATGGTGCACGACGCGCTGATCGGGAAATCCACGGTGATCTTCCGGACTCCCGACGCCGCCGACGACGACGTCGAGGCGGTCTCGCGGATCATCGGGCAGGCCGGCGGAACCGTCACCGGAACGGTGACGCTGACGGCGCAGTTCGTCGACGGCAATGCCGAGGAGAAGCTCCGTGCCGTGCTGGAGTCCGGGATCGTGCCGGCCGGCGCCCAACTGAGCACCAGCCTGGTCGACCAGGACGCCCAGGCCGGCGACCTGCTCGGGATCGCGCTGCTGATCAACTCGCGCCACCCCGAGCCCCCGGCTCCGCCCGGGCCCGGTGTCGATGACACCGCCCGGGCTACCGTGCTGGCCGCGCTGCGCGACACCGGCTTCGTCACCTACGCCCAAGAGCGCTTCCCGGCCGCCAACGCCGCCATCGTGGTCACCGGCGGGGCGCTGCCCGAAGACGCCGGCACCGCCGGGTTGAGCGTGGCCCGGTTCGCTGCGGCACTGGCCCCGCACGGTTCGGCGACGGTCCTGGCCGGGCGGGACGGATCGGCGTCGGGCACCGCGGCGGTGGCGATGGCACGCACCGATTCGGCGGTGGCCGGCACGATCAGCACCGTCGACGACGTGGACATCGAGTCGGGCCGGATCACCACCGTGATGGCGGTGAGCAGCCTGATCGGCGGCGGCCAGCCGGGCCAGTACGGCATCGGCCATGGCGCCGGCTCGGTCACCCTGGCGCAATAGCGAGACGTATCACAGGCCGTGTCCGGACGCGGGTGGGCGTGTCTGGAGCCGAGACGCCGCGTCGATGTTAGGGTGAGATTCCGTGGGTCGGCAGGCCCTCAGTTCCTGCGCCGTCGTCACGGAGGTTGGTTTTGCCACCATTGCGCAAGCATCCCCAAGCTGAGCCCAAGCATCTTTTCGTCACCGGCGGAGTTGCTTCCTCGTTGGGTAAAGGTCTGACTGCAAGCAGCTTGGGCCAGTTGTTGATCGCCCGCGGGCTGCAGGTCACCATGCAGAAGCTGGACCCGTATCTCAACGTCGATCCCGGGACCATGAATCCGTTCCAGCACGGCGAGGTGTTCGTCACCGAGGACGGTGCCGAGACCGACCTCGACGTCGGCCACTACGAGCGATTCCTGGACCGCGATCTGTCCGGTTCGGCGAATGTGACCACCGGCCAGGTGTATTCGACGGTCATCGCCAAGGAACGCCGCGGCGAATACCTCGGCGACACCGTGCAGGTGATCCCGCACATCACCGACGAGATCAAGCGGCGCATCCTGGCCATGTCGGAGCCGGACGCCGACGGCGTCCGTCCCGATGTGGTGATCACCGAGATCGGCGGCACCGTCGGCGACATCGAGTCGCAGCCGTTCCTGGAAGCTGCCCGGCAGGTCCGCCACGATGTGGGCCGCGACAACGTGTTCTTCCTGCACGTGTCGCTGGTGCCGTATCTGGCCCCGTCCGGTGAACTCAAGACCAAGCCCACCCAGCACTCGGTGGCCGCACTGCGCAGCATCGGCATCACCCCCGACGCGCTGATCCTGCGTTGCGACCGCGAGGTGCCCGAGGCACTGAAGAACAAGATCGCGCTGATGTGCGACGTCGACGTCGACGGCGTGATCTCCACCCCGGATGCACCCTCGATCTACGACATCCCCAAGGTGTTGCACCGCGAGGAGCTGGACGCCTACGTGGTGCGCCGGCTCAACCTGCCGTTCAAGGACGTCGACTGGACCGAGTGGGACGAGCTGCTGCGCCGCGTCCACGAACCCCACGAGACGGTGCGAATCGCCTTGGTGGGCAAGTACATCGACCTCTCCGATGCGTATCTGTCGGTGACAGAGGCGCTGCGGGCCGGTGGCTTCACCCACTTCGCGAAGGTCGAGATCCACTGGGTGGCCTCCGATGCGTGCGAAACCCCGGCCGGCGCTGCCGCCGCGCTGGGGGAGATGCACGGGGTGCTGATCCCCGGCGGGTTCGGGATCCGGGGCATCGAGGGCAAGATCGGCGCCATCGCCTACGCCCGCACCCACGCGCTGCCGGTGCTGGGACTGTGCCTGGGGCTGCAGTGCATCGTGATCGACGCGGCCCGCGTCGCCGGGGTCACCCATGCCAGCTCGGCGGAGTTCGACCCGGACACCCCCGACCCCGTCATCGCGACCATGGCCGACCAGCAGGAGGCGGTCGCCGGGACGGCCGACCTCGGCGGCACCATGCGGCTGGGCGCCTATCCCGCCGTGCTGGAAGCGGATTCGATTGTGGCCGAGGCCTATCAGGCCACCGAGGTCTCCGAGCGGCACCGGCACCGTTTCGAGGTCAACAACGCCTACCGCGACCGGATCGCCGAGAGCGGGCTGCGGTTCTCCGGCACCTCCCCGGACGGCAAGCTGGTGGAGTTCGTCGAGTACCCCCGCGAGGTGCACCCGTTCCTGGTGGGCACCCAAGCGCACCCCGAGCTCAAGAGCAGGCCCACTCGGGCGCATCCGCTGTTCGCCGCGTTCGTCGGTGCGGCGATGGACTACAAGGCCGCCGAGCGGCTGCCGGTGGAGATCCCCGAGCACGCCCACGAGCCCCACGCCGCTGATCACGATGACGCCCAGAACGGAGCGCAGGGGCACGGGGGCAGTGCCCAGCCGCTGACCGACCCGCTGCAAGAAACGCTGCCGGAACACGTCACCCGTGGCTGACCACGTCTTCGAGACCACGTCGTCGCAGCTGCTGCACAGCGGCAAGATCTTTGCGCTGCGCCGTGACGAGGTCTTGATGCCGGGTGGCGCAACGGCCACCCGGGACGTGGTGGAGCACTTCGGGGCGGTGGCAGTGGTCGCCGTGAACGCCGAGGGCCGGATCCCGCTGATCTACCAGTACCGCCACGCGCTGGGCCGGCGGCTGTGGGAGCTGCCCGCCGGCCTGCTCGACATCGGTGGCGAGCCGCCGCACGTCACGGCCGGTCGGGAGCTGGTCGAGGAGGCCGGTCTGACCGCGACCACCTGGCAGGTGCTGGTGGACCTGGACTCCACGCCGGGTTTTTCCGACGAGTCGGTGCGGGTGTATCTGGCCACCGGCCTGACCGAGGTGGGCCGCCCGGAGGCCCACGACGAAGAGGCCGATCTCACGCTCGAGTGGTATTCGCTCGCCGAGGCGGCCCGGATGGTGTTTTCCGGCGAGATCGTCAATGCCATTGCGGTGGCGGGGATCCTGGCCGCTTTTGTCAACAGTCAGGGCTTCACCGAGCTGCGTGATCTGGCCGCCGAGTGGGTCGATCGACCGAAGGCGTTTGCCGCCAGGCAGAACCGGCCATGACCGCGGCGACCCAGCCGGTGGGCCCGCTGGGCGGGCAGTTGCAGGGGTATCTGGACCACCTGACCATCGAGCGCGGGGTCGCGGCCAACACGTTGAGTTCCTATCGGCGCGACCTGCGCCGCTACCGCGAGCATCTGCTGGCCCGCGGGATCGAAGACCTGGCCGGCGTCGGCGAGGGTGACGTCACCGAGTTTCTGGTGACGCTGCGTCGCGGCGACCCCGATAACGGCGTGCCCGCCCTGTCGGCGGTCTCGGCGGGGCGCGCGCTGATCGCGGTGCGCGGCCTGCACCGGTTCGCCGCCGCCGAGGGAATGGTGGCGGCCGACGTGGCGCGCTCGGTCAAGCCGCCGACACCGGGGCGGCGCCTGCCCAAGAGCCTGACCGTCGACGAGGTGGCGGCGTTGCTGGCCGGCGCCGGCGGCGACAGCGAGTCTGACGGGCCGTTGACGCTGCGCAACCGCGCCCTGCTGGAGATGTTGTACTCCACCGGATCTCGTATCTCGGAGGCCGTGGGAATGGACATCGACGATATTGATGTTCAGGACCGGTCGGTGCTGCTGCACGGCAAGGGCGGCAAGCAGCGATTGGTGCCGGTCGGCCGGCCGGCGGTCGCGGCGCTGGACGCCTACCTGGTGCGGGGCCGTCCGGAGCTGGCCGGCCGCGGTCGCGGCAACGCGGCGGTGTTCCTCAACGCCCGCGGTGGGCGGCTGTCGCGCCAAAGCGCCTGGCAGGTGTTGCAGGACGCCGCCGAGCGGGCCGGGATCACCGCCAAGGTGTCACCGCACACGCTGCGGCACTCGTTCGCGACCCATCTGCTCGACGGCGGCGCCGACGTGCGAGTGGTGCAAGAGCTGCTCGGCCACGCCTCGGTGACCACCACCCAGATCTACACGCTGGTCACCGTCAACGCCCTGCGTGAGGTGTGGGCCGGGGCGCACCCCCGCGCCCGCTAGCCGCCGGGCCTGCTAGCCGCCGAGGTAGGTGGACTCGAGCACCAGGTCGTGGAGCAGGCTCTGGTACTCCACGTGGGTGCGGTGCTCGACGGTGTCCCACCGCGAACCCTGCTGGGCCTGCATGTACTCGCGGTAGCGCGGCGCCCCGGGCAGCTTGACGTTGTCGGCCACCACCACCGCCCCCGGATGCAGCCAGCCCCGGTCGAGGATGGCTTGCAAGTCGGGCAGGTAGGCGTCCTTGTCGTGGTCGATGAACAAGAAATCCAGGCCGCCGGCGGCAAAGCCGTGCTTGGCGGTCAAGGTGTCCAGCGTGCGCCCGCCGTCGCCGATGGTGCCCACCACGCACGTGACCCGGTCGGCCACCCCGGCGTGCGCCCAGATCCGCCGGGCGTTGGCGGCGTTGGCCTCCGCCAGCTCGATCGAATAGACCCGCGCCGAGGGTGCGGCGCGCGCGATCCGCAGCGCGCTGTAGCCGCAGTAGGTGCCCAGCTCCAGCGCCAACGCCGGATTGACCCGCTGGACGGCGGCGTCCAGCAGTAGGCCCTTCTCGTCGCCGATATTGATCAGCAAAGACTTCTCGTAGGCGAACTCGTCGATGCGGGCGAGCACGTCGTCGATGTCGCCGGCCCGGGCGTTGGCCAGCACGAAGTCGACCGCTGCGGCCTCGCGGCCGTCGCCGATCTGGCCCGTCGTGACGATGTTGCGTGCACCGGTGGCAACCCGCAGGAACGACCACCGCAGGAAGGGGAGACGTCGTTTGAGGCTCATGGATGCGATCCTATGGCCGTCGGCGCCGCAATCACTGGTCATGTGGCTAATACAAGAGCCGGTCACCTATTAGACTTCTGCGGATGTCCGCCACCACAGCGCCGGTTCGGCCATGAGCGACGACGACACTCCCGACGTCGGCCTGACCGGGCGTCCCCCGCGGAATATCCCCGAGCCGCAGCCCCGTTCGACGCACGGGCCGGCCAAGGTCATTGCGATGTGCAACCAGAAGGGCGGCGTCGGCAAGACGACCTCCACCATCAACCTCGGTGCCGCGCTGGCCGAGTACGGCCGCCGGGTGTTGCTGGTCGACCTGGACCCGCAGGGCGCGCTGTCGGCGGGCCTCGGAGTGCCGCACTACGACCTGGCGCACACCGTGCACAACCTGCTGGTCGAACCGCGGGTCGGTATCGACGACGTTTTGGTGCAGACCTCGGTGGAGAACCTGGACCTGGTGCCCTCCAACATCGACCTGTCCGCGGCCGAGATCCAGCTGGTCAACGAGGTGGGGCGCGAGCATTCC
The window above is part of the Mycolicibacter sp. MU0102 genome. Proteins encoded here:
- a CDS encoding CTP synthase, which codes for MRKHPQAEPKHLFVTGGVASSLGKGLTASSLGQLLIARGLQVTMQKLDPYLNVDPGTMNPFQHGEVFVTEDGAETDLDVGHYERFLDRDLSGSANVTTGQVYSTVIAKERRGEYLGDTVQVIPHITDEIKRRILAMSEPDADGVRPDVVITEIGGTVGDIESQPFLEAARQVRHDVGRDNVFFLHVSLVPYLAPSGELKTKPTQHSVAALRSIGITPDALILRCDREVPEALKNKIALMCDVDVDGVISTPDAPSIYDIPKVLHREELDAYVVRRLNLPFKDVDWTEWDELLRRVHEPHETVRIALVGKYIDLSDAYLSVTEALRAGGFTHFAKVEIHWVASDACETPAGAAAALGEMHGVLIPGGFGIRGIEGKIGAIAYARTHALPVLGLCLGLQCIVIDAARVAGVTHASSAEFDPDTPDPVIATMADQQEAVAGTADLGGTMRLGAYPAVLEADSIVAEAYQATEVSERHRHRFEVNNAYRDRIAESGLRFSGTSPDGKLVEFVEYPREVHPFLVGTQAHPELKSRPTRAHPLFAAFVGAAMDYKAAERLPVEIPEHAHEPHAADHDDAQNGAQGHGGSAQPLTDPLQETLPEHVTRG
- a CDS encoding NUDIX domain-containing protein; its protein translation is MADHVFETTSSQLLHSGKIFALRRDEVLMPGGATATRDVVEHFGAVAVVAVNAEGRIPLIYQYRHALGRRLWELPAGLLDIGGEPPHVTAGRELVEEAGLTATTWQVLVDLDSTPGFSDESVRVYLATGLTEVGRPEAHDEEADLTLEWYSLAEAARMVFSGEIVNAIAVAGILAAFVNSQGFTELRDLAAEWVDRPKAFAARQNRP
- the xerD gene encoding site-specific tyrosine recombinase XerD codes for the protein MTAATQPVGPLGGQLQGYLDHLTIERGVAANTLSSYRRDLRRYREHLLARGIEDLAGVGEGDVTEFLVTLRRGDPDNGVPALSAVSAGRALIAVRGLHRFAAAEGMVAADVARSVKPPTPGRRLPKSLTVDEVAALLAGAGGDSESDGPLTLRNRALLEMLYSTGSRISEAVGMDIDDIDVQDRSVLLHGKGGKQRLVPVGRPAVAALDAYLVRGRPELAGRGRGNAAVFLNARGGRLSRQSAWQVLQDAAERAGITAKVSPHTLRHSFATHLLDGGADVRVVQELLGHASVTTTQIYTLVTVNALREVWAGAHPRAR
- a CDS encoding O-methyltransferase, which codes for MSLKRRLPFLRWSFLRVATGARNIVTTGQIGDGREAAAVDFVLANARAGDIDDVLARIDEFAYEKSLLINIGDEKGLLLDAAVQRVNPALALELGTYCGYSALRIARAAPSARVYSIELAEANAANARRIWAHAGVADRVTCVVGTIGDGGRTLDTLTAKHGFAAGGLDFLFIDHDKDAYLPDLQAILDRGWLHPGAVVVADNVKLPGAPRYREYMQAQQGSRWDTVEHRTHVEYQSLLHDLVLESTYLGG